Within Candidatus Polarisedimenticolia bacterium, the genomic segment CATGGTGGCAGCCCGGACGTTTTCCGTCCGCTCCCGCCGCGTGCCGGCCTGGGTCGGCCTCCTGGCGCTCCTGGAAGACTTCGTCCTCACCTGGGACCCGCCGCACCGTGTCGCCCGCGCATCAGCCGGAGCTTCGGCCGGGGGCCGGGGCGGCGCCCCGAAGCGCCCCGGCGACCCGGTGTATTCCCGCGCCGGATGGCGCTGCACCGCCCCCGGCTGCACCTCGCGCATGAACCTGGACGACCACCACGTCCTCTACCGCTCCAGGCGCGGCGGCGACGGGCTCGACAATCGCATCTGCGTGTGCCGCTTCCACCACTACCAGGGAGAGCACGGCGGGCTGGCGTCCTGCCGCGGCAAGGCGCCGCTCGGCATCCTGTGGAGGCTCGGGAAGAAGGACCTTGGGGTCTGGTATCGCAACGAGCGGCGGGTCATGGCGCCGGCTCGTGGATCGCCGCGCGACGCCTGACATGACGCACACCGTGAACGCCGGTGAAAAACCGGGACTAGGAGCCGCTCCGAATATCAGACCGGTGGCCTGTCTCGATCTTCCTGCGGACCTGGATGCCGAAGCCGCCGATCCCGCGGTAGAAGATCGCACGCTCCTCCGGGCCGAGCGTCTCGGGCAGGACCACCCCCGTCTGGCGTATCTGCCCCCGCAGGAGCATCAGGGAGAAGGTCGCGGCGGGAACCGAGGTCACGAGGGACACGTCGCTCGTCCCGCGCACGATCGTGCTCGCGGTCCGGAGGTCCGGGGAATCCGACCAGAGCACGATGCGCCCCCGGCGCCCGTCCTTCCAGCCGTCCACCTCGCACGCCACCATCGACTGGCTGTTGAGCCGGCCGCTTCCGGCCAGGTCCATCAGCCGCTGCGGCGCGATGGTCCGCGGCAGCCGCTTCAGCAGGACCTCGCGCGGGCTCACGCGGACGCCCCGGACTTCGACCGGCGCGTCGTCCAGAAGGCCCAGCCCCTCGATCAGGAACCGCCACGCATCGATGTCCGGCTCGCCGATCTTGTAGTCACAGTGTCGGACCGGCTTGCCGACGTACAGCGGAATCGTGACCGGCTCCTCATGCGCGTGCAGATAGACCTTGCCAGGCCTGCCGATAGGCGGCGGGAAGTCGTAGATCTCCTCCCCCGAAAAGATCGGCATCCGCTTCGGCCGGCCGTCCTCCCAGATCATCGGCTCGGTGGCGCAGTCCAGCAGGAAGACCGGCAGCGACCAGAGCGGCTCGAACCGGTCGCTCGTGGTGACGCTATAGTCCCGGATCCGGATCGACTCGACCCGGTCGAACTGGTCGGCCCCCTCCCGGGCCATGACGTTCGTCAGGCCCGGGGCGCTGCCGGCGTTGACCAGGGCGGTCCTGCCGGAGGACCGCCACTCGCTCTCGTGCTCGAGCTGCTCGATCGGCTTCCCCTGCCTTTCGTAGAGGAGAGTCGACGACAGGTCGACGTAGTTCACCCCCGCCCGGAGGGCGGCCATCATGACATTGGGAATGAACTCCGGAAGCGCCGTGTTGACGACCAGATCGAAGCGTCCCGAGCGCAGAAACGCCGTCGTCGGATCGAGGGCGGCCGCATCGACGCGATCGACCGTGACCTTGGGGCTGCCGATGTTGGCCGCGGTCTCCCGCGCCCGCTCCGGGTCGAGGTCGGCCAGGACGATCGCGGCGACGTCCTCCGCGCGCGCCAGCACGCCCGCGACGACGTTTCCCTGCGCGCCGGCGCCTGCGACCAGGACCCTGTGGTGGGAGGGCATCGAGTCTCCTCAGCCGGCCGAG encodes:
- a CDS encoding HNH endonuclease signature motif containing protein, with translation MVAARTFSVRSRRVPAWVGLLALLEDFVLTWDPPHRVARASAGASAGGRGGAPKRPGDPVYSRAGWRCTAPGCTSRMNLDDHHVLYRSRRGGDGLDNRICVCRFHHYQGEHGGLASCRGKAPLGILWRLGKKDLGVWYRNERRVMAPARGSPRDA
- a CDS encoding saccharopine dehydrogenase NADP-binding domain-containing protein encodes the protein MPSHHRVLVAGAGAQGNVVAGVLARAEDVAAIVLADLDPERARETAANIGSPKVTVDRVDAAALDPTTAFLRSGRFDLVVNTALPEFIPNVMMAALRAGVNYVDLSSTLLYERQGKPIEQLEHESEWRSSGRTALVNAGSAPGLTNVMAREGADQFDRVESIRIRDYSVTTSDRFEPLWSLPVFLLDCATEPMIWEDGRPKRMPIFSGEEIYDFPPPIGRPGKVYLHAHEEPVTIPLYVGKPVRHCDYKIGEPDIDAWRFLIEGLGLLDDAPVEVRGVRVSPREVLLKRLPRTIAPQRLMDLAGSGRLNSQSMVACEVDGWKDGRRGRIVLWSDSPDLRTASTIVRGTSDVSLVTSVPAATFSLMLLRGQIRQTGVVLPETLGPEERAIFYRGIGGFGIQVRRKIETGHRSDIRSGS